From the genome of Podospora bellae-mahoneyi strain CBS 112042 chromosome 2, whole genome shotgun sequence:
CCTACCGAAGTGTTCGGTAACTGAAGAGAGGGTGTCTAAGAAGGTGAAGGTGACACACGCTACGTGGTTGACAGTCGGGGCCGGGGAATTACATGCGGGTAGGTAGTTGAGATATGTAGGGGTTGGTTGAAGGTGGGACATGGGCAGAGAGGGAGACATTCCATGGAAACGGTGAAAAAATTCATATGGTACAAATGTCACACATCAAACCCAGCAGAGGGGGTGAGCGGCCGAGAAGTGGGGGATGTAGAATATATGAATGGGTTAATGGTTAACCCTCAACAATACGTCCCTGCTGTCAGTTGGATTCTTCCAAACTGACGTTAGGTAGCTGCCTACATTTTAGCAAATTGAAAACAACTCCGAGGAGGCCGGGTGTAACGTTTTCCATACATCACACCACGCCACTAGACTTTCACAAGAGTTACGACTGTTCTTTGTGTTCAGTTGGCGCGGTACTTACCTCGTGGACAAGCACGACGGTCAAGGGCGCGGCCCTAAAAACCTCTAGCAACTTCCTTCAGAGACCGCGGAAAGCTTTACGCATTTTCTCATTCGAGCCATGCGTTACGAGGAGGTACAGGCAGGCCTTTCTTTTTGATTTATACTTCAGTTCTGGTATAATAAGACTCCAAGGATTAGAAATACGTGCGCCAGAGGTTGAACCAAGACCCATCTTTACCGAGGACATACATCCTCCGTACCTTCCAAGCTTTCGTCCCTTCGTTGTatcatcctccatcccaacTTACCATCCCAACTTTCCCTTATCATCAGATCAAACTCAAGGAAACATTCCACACATTAGCACCCAATCAGAGTAATCACATCAAATCATTTATTCCCCCCTCTATAACCCCCCCtgctttctcctcctcatcccaaccTCTACTCAAAGTTCGTagccccctccacccttcCCACAACATTATACCTCTTACTAAAAAACGTAACCCAATCATTCAAcgtccccttctccttctccgtcAGCCCAGACCAGTCGGCATCCACATCCTCGACCTTTATCGAGGTCTTGCCCAGGGCCTTGGAGGCGTCCTTTCCAGCAAAGACGTGGTAGGTGCCGCCGGGGAGGTAGGCCTTGTTGCCCGTCACGTCGTAGACGAGGCCCTTGATGGCGACGTAGCATTTCCCGTCTGCTTGTTCACCTGTTTTTTGAGTTAGAACATGTGTGAGGGTGAAAGGGTGGTAGATATACCGTTCGCTTTGGCCAGCTCCGAGAGAGAGATTGGGTCGTcctttggggggttgagctGGACGGGGGTTTTAGGTTCGAATTTGCCGGACATTTTGACAGATTTTGTGATGTGGGATTTATGTGCTGAGTGAACGATGTTAGTGGTGAGATATGGTTGTGTTGGTGatagggggggggggctgcTCAGGGAGCTCAAGTGGGGGGCGGGGTAAAATAGCTACCGCCGGCAGAAAAGGGAAACATACAGCTTTCGGTCAGAGAAAAGTTTGTTGGTTCTGAATAGCTTTGTTAGATCTGGCGGAGTCTGAAAGCAGGTAAGAAATACTTACGTACTGGAGAGCCTTGAGTCAAGAATCTTGTGATTGTTCAGTTGAGACAACAGATGAACCTCGGGATGGTGGCGGCTCGACAGGGATCGGGCTGGGACCTGGGCAATGACGTGCAGCGGCCGCCAAGAAAAGGACGGTTTGGTGCCTCAGGCACTATTGTCTTATCTGCGAAGCTTAGGTTAGCTTCCGGAGAGAGCTGCCAAGAGCTATGACCTAAGCTCCCAAAAGTTT
Proteins encoded in this window:
- a CDS encoding hypothetical protein (EggNog:ENOG503P59A; COG:S); its protein translation is MSGKFEPKTPVQLNPPKDDPISLSELAKANGEQADGKCYVAIKGLVYDVTGNKAYLPGGTYHVFAGKDASKALGKTSIKVEDVDADWSGLTEKEKGTLNDWVTFFSKRYNVVGRVEGATNFE